One part of the Xanthocytophaga agilis genome encodes these proteins:
- a CDS encoding site-2 protease family protein, translating into MINQPPKNNYLLHIFLFVVTLFTTTLAGAEWMTAKTIFYNLPWSEIWQGLQYSIPFLGILTVHEFGHYLTSRYYKISASLPYYIPMYLPSLSIGTMGAFIRIREIPRTRQQFFDIGIAGPLAGFVVAVGVLWYGFANLPAKDDIFRIHPEYKRYGLTYEKYVYTEQFLQEEDSLAFIKSQQEGVIPKMDSAGKKITFVARPETYKEWLASNISLGDNLLMRFFKNYVAEDPNLVPNKYELFHYPFLFAGYLALFFTALNLIPIGQLDGGHILYGLIGYKNHRKVSPILFTLYIFYGGLGVIDHTGTVNFLGEEMSPWWGIPLYLFFLYQVFERMNEGRFEDTVLLSIGVLTAQWLVNYYTGLTGYPGWFVFGFILGRVLGVYHPPALQEEPLSIGRQVLGWLTMGIFVICFIPAPFIFGE; encoded by the coding sequence ATGATCAATCAACCTCCTAAGAATAACTATCTGCTTCATATATTTCTATTTGTAGTAACTTTATTCACAACCACACTGGCAGGTGCTGAGTGGATGACTGCCAAAACAATTTTTTATAATCTACCATGGAGTGAGATCTGGCAGGGATTACAGTATTCTATTCCTTTTCTGGGAATTTTGACTGTGCACGAATTTGGACATTATCTGACCTCCCGTTATTACAAAATCAGTGCATCTCTACCTTATTACATTCCTATGTACTTGCCTAGTTTGAGTATTGGTACAATGGGTGCATTTATTCGAATAAGGGAGATTCCACGAACTCGTCAACAGTTTTTCGATATAGGCATCGCCGGACCGTTGGCTGGATTTGTAGTGGCAGTAGGAGTACTCTGGTATGGATTTGCCAATCTGCCTGCCAAAGATGATATCTTTCGTATACATCCTGAATACAAACGTTATGGATTGACGTATGAAAAATATGTATACACAGAACAGTTTCTTCAGGAAGAGGATTCCTTAGCCTTTATAAAAAGCCAACAGGAGGGTGTTATTCCTAAAATGGATTCTGCCGGAAAGAAAATTACTTTTGTTGCAAGACCTGAGACTTATAAGGAGTGGCTGGCATCCAATATCTCACTGGGTGATAATCTCCTGATGCGTTTCTTTAAAAACTATGTTGCAGAAGATCCAAATCTCGTTCCCAATAAATACGAACTCTTTCATTACCCATTCCTCTTTGCCGGGTACCTGGCGTTATTCTTCACTGCACTCAATCTGATTCCTATAGGACAACTGGATGGTGGACATATCTTGTACGGGCTTATTGGGTATAAGAATCATCGGAAAGTGTCGCCAATTCTGTTTACCCTCTATATTTTTTATGGCGGGCTGGGAGTAATAGATCATACAGGAACGGTTAATTTTCTGGGAGAAGAGATGTCGCCCTGGTGGGGGATTCCTTTGTACTTGTTCTTCCTGTATCAGGTATTTGAACGGATGAACGAAGGCCGGTTTGAAGACACAGTATTGCTCAGCATTGGTGTACTTACAGCCCAATGGCTGGTAAACTACTATACAGGGCTTACAGGTTATCCGGGATGGTTTGTATTTGGATTTATATTAGGGCGAGTATTAGGTGTGTACCATCCACCTGCCTTGCAGGAAGAACCCTTGAGCATAGGGCGACAGGTGTTGGGATGGCTTACAATGGGTATTTTTGTAATCTGCTTTATTCCTGCTCCCTTCATATTCGGAGAGTAA
- a CDS encoding HAD family phosphatase: MIQHTAPNLIFDMGGVIIDIDVQLAMVAFAKLVDCDAEELKSRFWGSDFFHAHETGHCSDAEFRSHICALLQKTFPDTDLDQAWNALLLEIPAKRIELLKELRKTHKLYLLSNTNAIHVKAINQLLLEQYELNGMEDLFDKVYYSHQIGKRKPGQEIYTHVLADAGLNAQDCIFFDDLPANLQAAAETGIQTVQIIPGHFTINDYFQGTI; encoded by the coding sequence ATGATTCAACATACTGCACCAAATCTGATCTTCGACATGGGAGGAGTGATTATTGATATTGATGTTCAACTGGCTATGGTAGCTTTTGCAAAACTGGTAGATTGTGATGCAGAGGAACTAAAGAGCCGTTTCTGGGGATCTGACTTCTTTCATGCTCACGAAACAGGACATTGTTCAGATGCTGAGTTCCGTAGTCATATATGTGCTTTGCTACAAAAAACATTTCCTGATACCGATCTTGACCAGGCATGGAATGCTTTGTTGCTGGAGATACCTGCAAAACGAATAGAGTTGTTGAAAGAACTACGCAAAACGCATAAATTATATTTGTTAAGCAATACCAATGCAATTCATGTAAAAGCCATAAACCAGTTGCTATTGGAACAATATGAATTAAATGGGATGGAAGATCTTTTTGATAAAGTATATTATTCTCATCAGATAGGAAAACGTAAGCCTGGCCAGGAAATTTATACACATGTATTAGCGGATGCCGGATTGAATGCACAGGATTGTATCTTTTTTGATGATTTACCTGCTAACTTGCAGGCCGCTGCTGAAACAGGAATACAAACGGTTCAGATTATTCCAGGCCACTTTACAATCAATGACTATTTTCAAGGTACTATTTGA
- a CDS encoding rhodanese-related sulfurtransferase, which produces MKKYSILLYYCYTSIEDVEKFREEHHLLCLELNLLGRIIIAHEGLNGTVSGLVEDCEKYMEIVKSDPRFADIDFKVDYSDTQGFTKLHVRSKSEIVHSDLHHINPRERTGIHLDPEEFRKLKNDPDVVLLDVRSNYEHKLGKFKNAVTLDIENFRDFPDKINEIEQYKDKKIVTYCTGGIKCEKASAYLLEQGFENVYQLHGGIIKYGLEAGGEDFEGKCYVFDNRIAVDVNTVNPVVISNCFVCGTHSDRMVNCANPECNNHVPICEKCGWEMEGACSAECKSHPELRPYDGTGYYQKQTNGYNPYKGLQRAKVLK; this is translated from the coding sequence ATGAAAAAATACAGTATTCTTCTTTATTATTGCTACACTTCCATTGAAGATGTAGAAAAGTTTCGTGAGGAACATCATTTACTCTGTCTTGAATTAAATCTGCTAGGACGCATTATTATTGCCCATGAAGGACTGAATGGCACTGTCTCAGGTCTTGTAGAAGATTGTGAAAAATACATGGAGATCGTAAAGTCAGATCCACGTTTTGCAGATATAGACTTCAAAGTCGATTATTCTGACACGCAAGGATTCACCAAGCTTCATGTACGCAGCAAATCAGAAATCGTCCATTCTGATCTGCATCACATTAATCCTCGTGAACGGACAGGTATTCATTTAGACCCTGAGGAATTTAGAAAGCTGAAAAATGATCCGGATGTAGTTCTTCTCGATGTGCGTTCAAACTATGAGCACAAATTGGGTAAATTTAAAAATGCTGTCACACTGGATATCGAAAACTTTCGGGATTTCCCTGATAAGATTAATGAGATTGAACAATACAAGGACAAGAAAATAGTAACATATTGTACGGGTGGTATTAAATGTGAGAAAGCAAGTGCGTATTTGCTGGAACAAGGATTTGAGAATGTATATCAACTGCATGGAGGTATCATTAAATATGGCCTTGAAGCAGGTGGAGAAGACTTTGAAGGCAAATGTTATGTATTTGATAACCGAATTGCCGTAGACGTCAATACAGTCAATCCTGTAGTTATCTCAAACTGTTTCGTTTGTGGGACCCATTCTGACCGTATGGTAAACTGTGCGAACCCTGAATGTAATAATCACGTGCCTATCTGTGAAAAATGTGGATGGGAGATGGAAGGAGCATGCTCTGCAGAATGTAAGTCACATCCTGAGCTACGTCCATATGATGGAACCGGGTATTACCAGAAACAAACAAATGGCTACAATCCTTACAAAGGATTACAAAGAGCCAAAGTATTAAAATAA